The proteins below are encoded in one region of Segatella copri:
- a CDS encoding KUP/HAK/KT family potassium transporter, producing MKEKAESSAACNHHRVGFLGLLVTLGIVFGDIGTSPLYVMKAILHTGESISESTILGALSCIIWTLTLQTTIKYVCVALRADNNGEGGILALYALLRRLKSKWIYLLAIIGASTLLADGIITPAITVTTAIEGLESISPNLPVIPITLAIITIIFFVQRFGTESIGKSFGVFMLLWFLLLGVVGAFSITSYPLILKAFNPYYAAMLLAKSPEWFLILGAVFLCTTGAEALYSDLGHCGRKNIAISWGFVKTMLILNYLGQGAWVLNHADTALAVNPFFAIMPQSMLFFAIIMATGAAIIASQALISGTFSILSEAMNLHFWPRMRIKHPTHVKGQLYIPMINFAMYIGVVLIILLFRNSSHMEAAYGLAITITMLMTTLLLGFYLHSKGVARIFTMLFMGAYCIIEAIFLTANLSKFLAGGWCTMLIGGILFLMMYVWVKAMKIRRHYISTKPLDDYYQIISDIKADESIPKYASNLVYVNHANKEGAVDDKLLYSIINKQPKRADHYWLINMEFVDTPDTLEYNCETLIPDTLYSVTMHIGFRIEPRVSLYLRQVVEDLVTDGKVDLQSTYPSLRKYGIPGDFRFIIIHRVYYPESSDNRQQNLLMSIYALISKIGIDEPKALGLDTSMVVVERVPLIINHPVIKDKVIKVIKDSETSQSRQ from the coding sequence ATGAAAGAAAAAGCAGAAAGTTCAGCAGCCTGCAACCATCACAGAGTAGGCTTCCTGGGATTGCTCGTTACATTAGGCATTGTATTCGGAGACATCGGAACATCACCTCTCTATGTGATGAAGGCTATCCTGCATACGGGCGAAAGCATCAGCGAGAGCACCATCCTGGGCGCACTGTCATGCATCATCTGGACACTCACCCTCCAGACCACCATCAAATATGTATGCGTGGCGCTGCGTGCCGACAACAATGGCGAGGGAGGCATCCTCGCCCTCTATGCCTTGCTGCGCCGACTCAAGAGCAAGTGGATTTACCTACTGGCCATCATTGGCGCAAGCACCCTGCTGGCAGACGGAATCATCACTCCTGCCATCACCGTGACCACAGCCATCGAAGGACTCGAAAGCATCAGTCCCAACCTGCCAGTTATCCCCATCACCCTTGCTATCATCACCATCATCTTCTTCGTGCAGCGGTTTGGCACAGAGAGTATTGGCAAATCGTTTGGCGTATTTATGCTGCTATGGTTCCTGCTGCTGGGCGTGGTGGGAGCTTTCAGCATCACGTCTTACCCATTGATACTGAAGGCTTTCAACCCCTATTATGCTGCCATGCTGCTGGCGAAATCGCCTGAATGGTTTCTGATTCTGGGTGCCGTATTTCTCTGTACAACCGGTGCAGAGGCTCTCTATTCCGACCTGGGACATTGCGGCAGAAAGAACATCGCCATCAGCTGGGGCTTCGTAAAGACCATGCTCATTCTCAACTATCTGGGACAGGGAGCATGGGTGCTGAATCATGCAGATACGGCGCTGGCTGTGAATCCGTTCTTTGCCATCATGCCGCAGAGCATGCTGTTCTTCGCTATCATCATGGCCACGGGTGCGGCAATCATTGCGAGCCAGGCACTCATCAGCGGAACCTTCTCCATATTGAGCGAAGCCATGAACCTGCACTTCTGGCCGCGCATGCGAATCAAGCATCCTACCCATGTTAAGGGGCAGCTCTATATCCCGATGATCAACTTCGCCATGTACATCGGCGTGGTTCTCATCATCCTGCTCTTCCGCAACTCCTCGCACATGGAGGCAGCCTACGGACTCGCCATCACCATCACCATGCTGATGACTACCCTGCTGCTCGGTTTCTACCTGCACAGCAAGGGAGTGGCACGGATTTTCACGATGCTGTTTATGGGCGCATACTGCATCATCGAAGCCATCTTCCTGACTGCCAATCTGTCAAAGTTTCTTGCAGGTGGATGGTGTACGATGCTCATTGGAGGAATCCTGTTCCTGATGATGTACGTGTGGGTGAAAGCCATGAAGATACGCCGCCATTATATCAGCACCAAACCGCTGGATGATTATTATCAGATTATCTCCGACATCAAGGCCGACGAGAGCATCCCTAAGTACGCTTCCAACCTGGTTTATGTGAACCACGCCAACAAGGAAGGTGCCGTAGATGACAAGTTGCTCTACTCCATCATCAACAAGCAGCCGAAACGTGCAGACCATTACTGGCTTATCAACATGGAGTTTGTTGACACACCTGATACGCTGGAGTACAACTGCGAGACCCTGATTCCCGACACCCTCTACAGCGTAACCATGCACATTGGTTTCCGCATAGAGCCTAGGGTGAGTCTCTATCTGCGACAAGTAGTGGAAGATCTGGTAACAGACGGAAAGGTAGATTTGCAAAGCACCTATCCTTCGCTGCGCAAATACGGAATTCCGGGCGATTTCCGATTCATCATCATTCACCGCGTATATTACCCGGAGAGTTCAGATAATCGCCAACAGAACCTGCTGATGAGTATCTACGCTCTTATCAGCAAGATAGGTATTGACGAGCCTAAGGCATTGGGCCTCGACACTTCCATGGTAGTGGTAGAAAGAGTGCCGCTCATCATCAACCATCCGGTCATTAAGGACAAGGTCATTAAGGTCATTAAGGATTCTGAAACATCACAAAGCAGACAATAA
- a CDS encoding tagaturonate reductase yields the protein MKELKALNKRTAPKSVAPEKIIQFGEGNFLRAFVDWIVWNMNKKTDFNGSVVVVQPLAGGMVDWLNGQDCLYHVNLQGKENGQAINTLERIDVISRALNPYSQNQAFMALAEQPEMRFIISNTTEAGIAFDDSCKFTDAPAASYPGKLVQLLFHRYKFFEGDPTKGMILMPCELIFLNGHHLKECIYQYIELWKGDMGADYEGFKEWFTNHCYVCATLVDRIVPGFPRDTIKEIQQKICYKDNLVVKAESFHLWVIEKAENMTVEQMKEEFPAHKAGLHVLITDNEKPYHERKVTLLNGPHTVLSPVTYLSGVNIVRDACEHPVLGKYIHKVQFEELMQTLNLPMDELQKFASDVLERFENPFVDHQVTSIMLNSFPKFETRDLPGVKIYLERKGELPQGLVFGLAAIITYYKGGVREDGAPIQPNDDQKIMDKLTELWATGDTQKVAEGVLGFDYIWHEDLNKTVPGLTELVKKELDLIQEKGMLEAVKTIL from the coding sequence ATGAAAGAGCTAAAAGCATTAAACAAGCGCACCGCTCCTAAGAGCGTCGCTCCAGAGAAAATCATTCAGTTTGGTGAAGGTAACTTCCTCCGTGCATTCGTAGATTGGATTGTATGGAATATGAACAAGAAGACCGACTTCAACGGTTCTGTCGTTGTAGTTCAGCCATTGGCTGGTGGTATGGTTGACTGGCTGAACGGTCAGGACTGCCTCTATCACGTAAACCTTCAGGGTAAGGAGAACGGCCAGGCTATCAACACATTGGAGCGTATCGACGTTATCAGCCGTGCATTGAACCCATATTCTCAGAACCAGGCTTTCATGGCTTTGGCTGAGCAGCCAGAGATGCGTTTCATCATCTCTAACACTACAGAGGCTGGTATCGCATTCGATGACTCTTGCAAGTTTACAGATGCTCCTGCAGCTTCTTATCCAGGCAAGTTGGTTCAGCTCTTGTTCCACCGCTACAAGTTCTTCGAGGGCGACCCAACCAAGGGTATGATCCTGATGCCATGTGAGCTGATCTTCCTCAACGGTCACCACCTCAAGGAGTGCATCTATCAGTATATCGAGCTCTGGAAGGGCGATATGGGTGCTGATTACGAGGGCTTCAAGGAGTGGTTCACCAACCACTGCTACGTTTGCGCTACATTGGTAGACCGCATCGTTCCTGGTTTCCCACGCGATACCATCAAGGAGATTCAGCAGAAGATTTGCTACAAGGACAACCTCGTGGTTAAGGCAGAAAGCTTCCACCTCTGGGTTATCGAGAAGGCAGAAAACATGACAGTAGAGCAGATGAAGGAGGAGTTCCCAGCTCACAAGGCAGGTCTCCACGTGCTTATCACAGATAATGAGAAGCCATACCACGAGCGTAAGGTTACCCTGCTGAATGGTCCTCACACCGTATTGAGCCCTGTTACATACCTCAGTGGTGTAAACATTGTTCGCGATGCCTGCGAGCACCCGGTATTGGGCAAGTACATCCACAAGGTACAGTTTGAGGAGTTGATGCAGACTCTGAATCTCCCTATGGATGAGCTCCAGAAGTTCGCTTCAGACGTATTGGAGCGTTTCGAGAATCCATTCGTAGATCATCAGGTAACCAGCATCATGCTCAACTCATTCCCTAAGTTTGAGACTCGCGACCTGCCTGGTGTCAAGATTTATCTTGAGCGTAAGGGCGAGTTGCCACAGGGTTTGGTATTCGGTCTCGCTGCTATCATCACTTACTATAAGGGTGGTGTTCGCGAGGATGGTGCTCCTATCCAGCCAAACGATGACCAGAAGATTATGGACAAGCTCACCGAGCTTTGGGCTACCGGCGATACCCAGAAGGTAGCTGAGGGCGTATTGGGCTTCGACTATATCTGGCACGAGGATTTGAACAAGACAGTTCCTGGCCTTACCGAGTTGGTTAAGAAAGAGCTTGACCTTATTCAGGAGAAGGGCATGCTGGAGGCTGTTAAGACTATCCTCTAA
- the rsxA gene encoding electron transport complex subunit RsxA: MEYLLIFISAIFVNNIVLSQFLGICPFLGVSKKVDTAIGMGGAIAFVLTLATIITWCVQKYVLDPFGLQYLQTLAFILVIAALVQMVEIILKKVSPALYQALGIFLPLITTNCAVLGVAILVIQKDYNLLESVVYAFSTALGFALALIVFAGIREQQALVRIPKGMQGVAIVMVTAALLSLAFMGFSGVDGGLKSLFGLE; encoded by the coding sequence ATGGAATATTTATTGATATTTATCTCTGCGATATTCGTCAACAACATCGTCTTGTCGCAGTTTCTCGGTATCTGTCCATTCCTGGGCGTATCGAAGAAAGTTGATACAGCCATCGGTATGGGTGGTGCCATCGCTTTTGTCTTGACCCTGGCAACCATCATTACCTGGTGTGTTCAGAAGTATGTACTCGATCCGTTCGGATTGCAATATCTCCAGACCCTGGCGTTCATCCTCGTGATTGCAGCCTTGGTTCAGATGGTAGAGATTATCCTGAAGAAGGTTTCTCCTGCACTTTATCAGGCACTCGGTATCTTCCTGCCTCTGATTACTACCAACTGTGCCGTGCTGGGTGTAGCCATCCTGGTTATCCAGAAGGATTACAATCTGCTTGAGAGCGTGGTTTACGCCTTCTCTACCGCTCTCGGCTTTGCCCTGGCTCTCATTGTCTTTGCCGGCATTCGCGAGCAGCAGGCTTTGGTCCGTATTCCTAAGGGCATGCAGGGCGTAGCTATCGTCATGGTAACTGCAGCGCTCCTCAGCCTCGCCTTCATGGGATTCTCGGGCGTAGATGGCGGTTTGAAATCGCTCTTCGGATTGGAGTAA
- the rsxE gene encoding electron transport complex subunit RsxE translates to MSNVKILMNGLIKENPTFVLLLGMCPTLATTTSAINGLSMGLATMAVLICTNFVISCIKKITPDMVRIPVFIVVIAAFVTILQMLMSAYAPDSINQALGIYIPLIVVNCIILGRAESFAAKNSPVASLFDGIGCGLGFTLGLTILGSAREILGAGSVFGITLLPETTNILMFILPPGAFLTLGYIIAIFNKVKK, encoded by the coding sequence ATGAGTAATGTTAAGATTTTGATGAACGGACTCATCAAGGAGAATCCAACCTTCGTGTTGCTTCTCGGTATGTGTCCTACTTTGGCTACAACAACCAGCGCCATCAACGGTCTCTCTATGGGATTGGCTACCATGGCGGTGCTGATTTGTACCAACTTTGTTATTTCCTGTATCAAGAAGATTACCCCGGATATGGTTCGCATCCCTGTTTTCATCGTAGTGATTGCAGCCTTCGTAACCATCCTTCAGATGTTGATGAGCGCTTATGCTCCTGACAGCATCAATCAGGCGCTGGGTATTTATATTCCGCTGATTGTAGTAAACTGTATCATCCTGGGTAGAGCAGAGAGCTTTGCTGCCAAGAATTCGCCTGTTGCCAGCCTCTTCGATGGCATTGGTTGCGGTTTGGGTTTCACCCTCGGTTTGACCATCCTGGGTAGTGCCCGCGAGATACTCGGTGCAGGTAGTGTATTCGGTATCACTCTGTTGCCGGAGACTACCAACATTCTGATGTTCATCCTGCCTCCTGGAGCTTTCCTCACCTTGGGTTACATCATTGCTATATTTAATAAGGTAAAGAAGTAA
- a CDS encoding RnfABCDGE type electron transport complex subunit G has product MQKLESSLKNMVLVLVGVALIVGAVLAYINHLTSGPIAEKAAQSLAAGIKSVMGTEDLQVAEPEEVKQEFGGKEFSFTIHKCSDKSGKQLGAAVESTTGGFGGDLKVLVGFDTEGKIMGYTVLQASETPGLGAKAATWFQKDGKGSIIGKTPKDGDLHVSKDDKSGNAVDAITASTITSRAFLKAINQAYAVYAKKDVDGESGASQKADAESGASKVEHNEKKG; this is encoded by the coding sequence ATGCAGAAATTAGAATCATCATTAAAGAACATGGTGCTTGTGCTGGTGGGCGTAGCGCTCATCGTAGGTGCTGTTCTTGCATATATCAATCATCTTACATCTGGTCCTATCGCCGAGAAGGCTGCACAGAGTCTGGCTGCCGGTATTAAGAGTGTGATGGGTACAGAAGATCTCCAGGTGGCTGAGCCTGAAGAGGTAAAGCAGGAGTTTGGCGGTAAGGAATTCTCTTTCACCATCCACAAGTGCTCTGACAAGAGCGGCAAGCAGCTGGGTGCTGCCGTAGAGAGTACTACCGGTGGTTTCGGTGGCGATCTGAAGGTGCTCGTAGGCTTCGATACCGAGGGCAAGATTATGGGTTATACCGTGCTTCAGGCTTCAGAAACTCCGGGTCTGGGCGCCAAGGCTGCTACCTGGTTCCAGAAGGACGGAAAGGGAAGCATTATCGGTAAGACTCCAAAGGATGGCGACCTCCACGTATCTAAGGACGATAAGAGTGGCAATGCCGTAGACGCCATTACCGCTTCTACCATTACCAGCCGCGCCTTCCTCAAGGCTATCAATCAGGCTTATGCCGTTTATGCCAAGAAGGATGTTGACGGTGAGAGCGGTGCATCTCAGAAAGCAGATGCAGAGAGTGGTGCATCTAAAGTTGAACATAACGAAAAGAAAGGATAA
- a CDS encoding RnfABCDGE type electron transport complex subunit D: MGKLIVSLSPHAHGNESVEKNMYGVIIALVPAILASFYFFGLGSAVVLLTSVAACVFFEWAITKYLLKEETSLLDGSAIITGLLLGMNLPSNLPLWIIIIGALFAIGVGKMSFGGLGNNPFNPALVGRCFLLVSFPAQMTSWPIAGQMLSYTDATTGATPLAIMKTAIKTGDASVLNQLPDAMSLLFGATGDTFGAGTTGEVCAFALLLGLAYMLWKKVITWHIPVSIIATVFVFSGLMHLANPVYANPLAVIFSGGLMLGAIFMATDYVTSPMTHKGMLIYGVCIGLLTVIIRNWGSYPEGMSFAILIMNAFTPLINTYVKPKRFGEKPAKK; encoded by the coding sequence ATGGGTAAATTAATCGTTTCATTATCGCCACACGCTCATGGAAATGAGAGCGTAGAGAAGAACATGTACGGAGTGATTATCGCTCTCGTGCCTGCCATCCTCGCATCTTTCTATTTCTTCGGCTTGGGTTCAGCAGTCGTACTGCTTACCTCTGTGGCAGCCTGCGTCTTCTTTGAGTGGGCAATTACAAAATATCTCCTGAAGGAGGAGACCAGCTTGCTCGATGGTTCTGCCATCATCACCGGTCTCTTGCTCGGCATGAACTTGCCAAGTAACCTTCCTCTCTGGATCATCATCATCGGTGCCCTGTTTGCCATCGGTGTAGGTAAGATGAGCTTCGGCGGTTTGGGTAACAATCCTTTCAATCCCGCTTTGGTAGGCCGTTGCTTCCTGCTCGTCAGCTTCCCTGCCCAGATGACTTCATGGCCTATAGCCGGACAGATGCTCAGCTATACAGATGCTACAACGGGTGCTACTCCGCTGGCTATCATGAAGACCGCCATCAAGACGGGCGATGCTTCAGTTCTCAACCAGTTGCCTGATGCGATGAGCCTGCTCTTCGGTGCCACTGGCGATACCTTCGGTGCCGGTACTACCGGTGAGGTTTGTGCATTCGCCCTCTTGCTCGGTTTGGCTTACATGCTCTGGAAGAAGGTCATTACCTGGCATATTCCAGTCAGCATCATCGCTACCGTATTCGTTTTCAGCGGTTTGATGCATTTGGCTAATCCTGTTTATGCCAATCCTCTGGCTGTCATCTTCAGTGGTGGTCTGATGCTCGGTGCCATCTTCATGGCTACTGATTATGTAACCTCTCCGATGACCCACAAGGGCATGCTTATCTACGGTGTATGCATCGGTCTGCTGACCGTCATCATCCGTAACTGGGGTAGCTATCCAGAAGGTATGTCGTTCGCCATTCTTATCATGAATGCGTTCACACCTCTTATTAACACATACGTTAAACCAAAGCGCTTCGGTGAGAAGCCAGCTAAGAAATAA
- the rsxC gene encoding electron transport complex subunit RsxC, which produces MNLRTFRIGGVHPEENKITAEMATQVAPLPKQAIFPLGQHIGAPAKPVVAKGDKVKVGTLIAEAGGFVSAPIYSSVSGTVFKVDTSIDATGYRKPCIIINVEGDEWEESIDRSDKLETLEAHTELTPEEIVNRIKVAGVTGMGGAGFPTFIKLCPPPGAKAECVIINGVECEPYITADYRLMMEHADEILVGLNLLMKAAKVEKGYIGIEDNKPAAIKLFEEKTANDARIEIVPLAKKYPQGGEKQLVDAVIRRQVPAPPAIPVNVGAIVQNVGTAFAVYQAVMKNKPLFERYTTVTGKQVKKPGNFLVRMGTPFSQMIENCGGLPEGDNKVLAGGPMMGKAVISLDVPVTKGTNSITVLTDADAHRKKAQPCIRCAKCVDACPMGLEPYLLATLSVVKDYERLEAEEVTSCIACGSCQFTCPSHRPILDNIINGKGAVMGIIKARNAKK; this is translated from the coding sequence ATGAATTTGAGAACTTTTAGAATTGGTGGAGTTCACCCAGAAGAGAATAAGATTACTGCCGAGATGGCTACTCAGGTAGCTCCTCTCCCTAAGCAGGCTATTTTCCCACTTGGTCAGCACATCGGTGCTCCTGCCAAGCCTGTAGTTGCCAAGGGCGACAAGGTGAAGGTGGGTACACTCATTGCTGAGGCTGGTGGCTTTGTGAGTGCTCCTATTTACAGTTCTGTATCAGGAACTGTGTTCAAGGTAGATACATCTATTGATGCTACCGGTTATCGCAAGCCTTGCATCATTATTAATGTAGAAGGCGATGAGTGGGAGGAGAGTATCGACCGCTCTGATAAACTCGAAACGCTTGAGGCTCATACAGAGCTTACTCCAGAGGAAATCGTAAACCGCATCAAGGTAGCTGGTGTCACTGGTATGGGTGGTGCCGGTTTTCCTACCTTTATCAAGCTTTGTCCTCCTCCAGGAGCCAAGGCTGAGTGCGTCATCATCAACGGCGTAGAGTGTGAGCCTTATATCACAGCCGACTATCGCCTGATGATGGAGCATGCCGATGAGATTCTCGTTGGCTTGAACCTCCTGATGAAGGCGGCTAAGGTAGAGAAGGGCTACATCGGTATCGAGGATAACAAACCTGCTGCCATCAAACTCTTCGAGGAAAAGACTGCTAATGACGCTCGTATCGAGATTGTACCTCTGGCTAAGAAGTACCCTCAGGGAGGTGAGAAGCAGCTGGTGGATGCCGTTATCCGCCGTCAGGTTCCTGCTCCTCCAGCTATCCCTGTCAACGTTGGAGCAATTGTTCAGAATGTAGGTACTGCCTTCGCTGTTTATCAGGCAGTTATGAAGAATAAACCTCTCTTCGAACGCTATACTACCGTTACCGGTAAGCAGGTGAAGAAACCGGGCAACTTCCTCGTACGTATGGGTACTCCATTCTCTCAGATGATTGAGAACTGCGGAGGTTTGCCTGAGGGTGACAACAAGGTGCTGGCTGGTGGTCCGATGATGGGTAAGGCTGTAATCAGCCTCGATGTACCGGTAACCAAGGGTACCAACTCCATCACCGTATTGACCGATGCTGATGCTCATCGCAAGAAGGCTCAGCCATGTATCCGCTGTGCCAAGTGTGTGGATGCCTGCCCAATGGGTCTGGAGCCATATTTGCTCGCTACCCTGAGCGTAGTGAAGGATTATGAGCGCCTGGAGGCAGAGGAGGTAACATCCTGCATCGCCTGCGGTTCATGCCAGTTCACCTGTCCTTCACATCGTCCTATCCTCGATAATATTATCAATGGTAAGGGTGCGGTAATGGGCATTATCAAAGCTCGCAACGCCAAGAAGTAA
- a CDS encoding Fe-S cluster domain-containing protein: MNFILIAVLVLGAIALIAALVLFGVSKKFAVEEDPRLGQVGEILPGANCGGCGFAGCSGMAAALVKGADAGSIDGLMCPVGGADVMGKVADLLGMAVANTEPKVAVVRCNGTCENRPRIAEYDGLHTCAAMNSCGAGETGCGFGCLGCGDCVAACQFGAISINPETGIPEVDEEKCTGCGACANACPRHIIELRKKGPKGRRVYVQCVNHDKGAVAKKACSVACIGCGKCQKVCKFEAITIENNVAYVDFNKCRMCTKCVDECPTGALVKVNFPVKKKED, from the coding sequence ATGAATTTTATTTTGATTGCTGTCTTGGTTCTCGGAGCAATCGCGCTGATTGCAGCGCTGGTTCTCTTCGGAGTATCTAAGAAGTTTGCCGTCGAAGAAGACCCTCGCTTGGGCCAGGTAGGAGAGATTCTGCCAGGTGCCAACTGTGGTGGTTGCGGTTTTGCCGGATGTTCCGGTATGGCTGCAGCTCTGGTGAAGGGTGCTGATGCCGGTTCTATCGATGGACTGATGTGTCCGGTAGGTGGTGCTGACGTGATGGGCAAGGTAGCCGACCTTTTAGGTATGGCAGTAGCCAATACCGAGCCAAAGGTGGCTGTGGTTCGTTGTAATGGTACTTGCGAGAATCGTCCTCGCATTGCCGAGTATGATGGTTTGCACACTTGTGCAGCTATGAATTCATGTGGCGCTGGCGAAACAGGCTGCGGGTTCGGCTGTCTGGGTTGTGGCGATTGCGTGGCTGCCTGCCAGTTTGGCGCAATCTCTATCAATCCTGAAACTGGCATTCCTGAGGTTGATGAAGAGAAGTGTACGGGTTGTGGTGCTTGCGCCAACGCTTGCCCACGTCATATCATCGAGCTCCGCAAGAAGGGTCCTAAGGGCCGTAGAGTTTACGTTCAGTGTGTAAACCACGACAAGGGCGCTGTTGCCAAGAAGGCTTGTAGCGTTGCTTGCATCGGATGCGGTAAGTGTCAGAAGGTCTGCAAGTTTGAGGCTATCACCATTGAGAACAATGTGGCTTATGTTGACTTTAATAAGTGCCGCATGTGTACCAAGTGTGTTGACGAATGCCCAACAGGTGCTCTCGTAAAAGTAAATTTCCCAGTTAAGAAGAAGGAGGATTAA